The genomic window ACGCCGGCGATGCTGCTTGCGAGCACGATGACCTATTCGCACGGTTACGCTGAGCTGGCGATGCAAATGTACGCTGACGAACCGGGCGGACCGACGCGCAAAATCGTCACCTTTTCGATCGTCGACCGCAAGGCGTTCGTGCTGGCGAGCGGCGCCGCGCGCGGGGTGGCGGTGATCGGATGGGCGCCCAACGCCAACCGCCTCATCGTCTTCGACGGCGACGGCGCCACCGGCGCGCTCGCCGTGATCACGCCCCGGCGATAGTCTTGCCTTACGAAGCGGCCCTGCCCTGCCAGTATTCGGCGGCGGCCGCGAAGGCGGCAGCCGCGCGCTCGAAGCTCTCGAACACCACCAGGCCGCGGCCGCGCGCAAGCTCTCTTGCGCGAGCGACGATCGTCTCGACGTGCGCGGGGTGCAGGATAACGGCAAACGCCTTGCGCGAGCGACGGTTGAATTCGGCGAGTTTGTCCAAAAGGCCGGTCAGCTCGTCCTCGTGGTCGGCCCAGCGCGCGGCGCGCAACCCGGTGCCGATCTCGAGGACGATCGCATCGATCGCCGAGTCGCGCTCGAGGATGTCCAGGATGCGATCGAGATTTCCCTGGTCATGGCCCATCCCGATCGTGCCGCCGGCGTCGAGCGGATTGCGATAGCTGCCGCCGATAATGTTGAAAAAACCCTTGAGCTCGGCGTACGAGGCCCCGGAAAGCGCCGGAACCTCGAGCCCCGCCGACGCGAAAGTGTCTGTTATCACCACCGACTGACCGCCGGTCATCGCGATCAGGCCCATTGCGCGCCCGCCCACGCGCCGCCCGCGCGCGAGCAGTTCCATCGCGTCGAGCATCGCGTCGAGGCTCGCGACCGATACCGCACCGCTGTGCGCCATCACCGCACGCCACACTGCACCGCCGGTCGCGAGCGAGCCGGTGTGCGAGAAAGTCGCGCGTCCGCCCGCGTCGGTCGTTCCGCCCTTCCATACGACCACCGGATGACGCGCCGCGGCGCGCTTGAGGCTTGAAAGGAAGCGGCGGCCGTCGCGCACGCCCTCGAGATACATGCCGATCGCACGCGTCGCCGGGTCCTCCGCCATCACGTCCAGGTAATCGGCCGCTTCGAGCATCAGCACGTTGCCGATCGACGCGGCCTTATTGATGCGCAACCCCCGAATCGGCGCCTGCATGCAGAAATTGATGCTGTGCGTGCCACTTTGCGAGATGAAGCAAACATCACCGCCCGCTCCGACTGCGAGATCGGGAAAATTGCAGAGACCGATCGACGGATTGTACAGACCCATGCAGTTGGGACCGACCAGCGCGATGTCCGACTCGGCCGCGGTTGTGCGCAGCTCGCGCTCGAGCCGTACGCCCGCCTCCTCCCCGGTCTCGGAGAAGCCCGAGGTAAAGAAGCCGATGCCCTTGACACCGGCGGCGACGCAATCTTTCAGGATGCGCGGCGCAACCTGGCGCGGCACGGCGCTCACGGCGTAATCGATCGGCTCGGGCACCTCGGCCAGGGTCTTTACGTTGGCGATGCCCATCGCTTCGATCCCCGGAATTTCGTTGGGATCGATCTGAACCGAGTAGAGCTTGCGCGAAAACCGCGACATCGCGCGCAGCCACAGGTAACCGCCCGTCCGCTTGTCGCCGATTACCGCGACCGCTCGCGCGTCGAAGGCGCGGCGCAGGTTGTCGATTCGCCGCGGATGGCGCGGATCGGCGTTTGCCGCCGGTCGTGCGCCCGAAACGTCGAGCGGCCCGTGCCCGTCTAGCGGCCCGTGCTCGTCCAATAAGATGCGCGCGTCGAGCACGCGCACGCCGTCGGGGTACGCAGCGACGGGATTGAGGTCCATCTCGCGCACCTCGGGATGCTCCGCCGCGAAAGTGGAGACCTGCGCGATGAGGCCGGCCAGGGCGTCGAGGTCAGGCGGCTTGCCGCCGCGGACGCCGCGCAGAATCGCCGCGCCGCGCAGCTCATCGAGCATCGCGCGCGCACCGGCGGCAGTGACGGGCGCGATGCGCAGCACCGTATCCTTGAGTATCTCGA from Candidatus Binataceae bacterium includes these protein-coding regions:
- a CDS encoding acetate--CoA ligase family protein produces the protein MLAEAIGAGRSELSEIESKRILDALGIPVAVAHLARNADEAEDLAARVGFPAALKVVSPQAAHKSEVRGVELALGSSAEVRAAFERIRQNLAARRPDARFEGVAVQAMAPAGIELIVGVARDDRFGALVIVGLGGMLVEILKDTVLRIAPVTAAGARAMLDELRGAAILRGVRGGKPPDLDALAGLIAQVSTFAAEHPEVREMDLNPVAAYPDGVRVLDARILLDEHGPLDGHGPLDVSGARPAANADPRHPRRIDNLRRAFDARAVAVIGDKRTGGYLWLRAMSRFSRKLYSVQIDPNEIPGIEAMGIANVKTLAEVPEPIDYAVSAVPRQVAPRILKDCVAAGVKGIGFFTSGFSETGEEAGVRLERELRTTAAESDIALVGPNCMGLYNPSIGLCNFPDLAVGAGGDVCFISQSGTHSINFCMQAPIRGLRINKAASIGNVLMLEAADYLDVMAEDPATRAIGMYLEGVRDGRRFLSSLKRAAARHPVVVWKGGTTDAGGRATFSHTGSLATGGAVWRAVMAHSGAVSVASLDAMLDAMELLARGRRVGGRAMGLIAMTGGQSVVITDTFASAGLEVPALSGASYAELKGFFNIIGGSYRNPLDAGGTIGMGHDQGNLDRILDILERDSAIDAIVLEIGTGLRAARWADHEDELTGLLDKLAEFNRRSRKAFAVILHPAHVETIVARARELARGRGLVVFESFERAAAAFAAAAEYWQGRAAS